CCACCAGGGTGAGCACCGCCGCGACCAGCTTGACCCGCAGCGGAACCGAACGCAGCCGCCCCTTCGCGTCCTGGACCGTGTTCACGCCGCCGGCTTGCGCAGCACGTAACCCACCCCGCGCAGGGTGTGGATCAGCCGGGGCTGGGTGTTGTCGACCTTGCGCCGCAGGTAGGAGATGTAGGACTCGACGATGTTGTCGTCGCCCCGGAAGTCGTAGTTCCAGACGTGGTCGAGGATCTGCGCCTTGGACAGCACCCGGTTGGCGTTGAGCATCAGATAGCGCAGCAGCTTGAACTCGGTCGGCGAGAGCTGCACCCGCTGACCGGCCCGGTGCACCTCGTGGGTCTCCTCGTCGAGCTCCAGGTCGGCGAAGGTGAGCCGGGACGGCGCGTGCTCACCGGTGGCGGTACGCCGCAGCACGGCCCGGATCCGGGCGGTCAGCTCCTCCAGGCTGAACGGCTTGGTGACGTAGTCGTCGCCGCCCAGGGTCAGCCCACGGATCTTGTCGTCGGTGGCGTCCCGCGCGGTCAGGAAGACCACCGGGGTACGCGTACCGCCCTCGCGGAGCATCCGGATGACCTCGAAGCCGTCCAGGTCGGGCAGCATCACGTCGAGCACCACCAGGTCGGGCCGGTGGTCCTTGGCGGCGCTCAGCGCCGCGCTGCCGCTCATCGCCGTCGCCACGTCGAACCCCGCGAAGCGCAGGCTCGCGGAGAGCAGTTCGAGGATGTTCGGGTCGTCCTCGACGACGAGCAGTCGGGCCTCGGTCTGGGTAGCCGCCATGCGCCCCATCATCCGCGCCCCGGCTGCGGCTGCGCTGGGCGGTTCCTGAAAACAACCTGTGAGCGACCCGGGTCAGCGCAGCAGCCGGCGCAGCCCGTCCAGCGCGCCGTCGAGCACCCGGATCGCGGTCCGCAGCTGGGTGTCGCTGAGCCGACCGGCCCGGACCAGCGCGCCGACCTCGACGGTGAACGCGGCGAGCCGCTGGTCGAACTCGGCGAGCAGGGGCGCCTCCCCGTTCGGCGGCGGGGTGGCGGGGCGGGTGGGCGGCGGTTCCCAGCGGGCCCGGCGGGTCTGCCGGGTCGCCTCGCGCAGCTCCCGCTTGAGGTCGCGGACCGAGCCACGGACCTCGGTCCGGATCTCGCCGGCCAGGGCGGAGAGGTCCTCGACGGAGGCGGTGATGTCGGCCTCCAGGGTGGCCAGCTCGTCGGCGCGTTGCCGCAGCTCGGCCCGGCCCGCCTCGGTGATCTCGTAGACCTTGCGGCCGCCGGCGGCGGTGTGGCTGACCAGGCCCTCGACCTCCAGGCGTTGCAGCCGCGGATAGATGGTGCCGGCGCTCGGCGCGTACAGGCCGAGGAAACGGTCCTCCAGCAGCCGGATCAGCTCGTAGCCGTGCTTGGGGCCGTCGTCGAGCAGCTTGAGCAGATAGAGCCGCAGCCGCCCGTGGCTGAACACGGCGGTCACGGCAGCTCCCTCTCCTCGTCGGCACCCTCGACCGGGCGGGCCAGCAGGGCGATGCTGCCGGAGGTCGCGGAGGCCCAGAGCTTACCGTCGCCACCGCCGAGGACCCCGTGGCTGTCCTTCATCGCACCGAATCCCGATCCGCCACCCACCTGGGGGAACCCGCTGGTGATCCGGCCGGCCGTGGTGTGCAGGTGGACGGCGAGGTCGCTGTCCTCGCGGACCCGGACGGTGATGCCGCCGGAGATGGTGCTGAGCCGGATCTCGCTGTGCCGGGGGTTGTCCAGGTCGCAGGTGATCGCCCCGGAGACGGTGTTGGCGTGCACCCGGTCGGCCGCGCTCTCGGCGAGGATCACCTCGCCGGAGACCGTCTCCAGGGTCAGGTCGCCGGAGACGCCGAGCGCCTCCACCGGGCCGGAGACCACCTTGGCGGCGGTCCGGCCGCGCAGACCGCGCAGGGTGACCTGCCCGCTGGTGACGTCCACCTGGGTGTCCCGACGCAGGCCGGAGACAACCAGCGCGCCGTCGACCAGGCGCAGGTCGGCCGGCGCCTCGGCCGGTACGGCGATGGTCACCTCCGCCCGGTACCGCCGGCCGAGCTGCCCGAGCCACCACCGGATCCCGGCCCGGCGCGGGGGGTGTTCGTGGCGGACGACGAGGTGACCGTCGCGGTGCTCGACGATGACCGGCCGGCTGCTGACCTGGGTGACGTCGACCCGGGCCGGGCCGTCGGTGCCGACCACGTTGAGTCGCCCGGTGGTCAGCCGGACGTCGAGCCGGGTGACCGGCTCGTCCAGGGTGAGCCGTTGCGGGCTGTCGACCGTCCAACTGGCCATGGCCGTACTCCTCTCGGCGACGCGCCGCTGCGGCACGTCTGGTGACGAGAGAAGAGTAACGCGATACATCGCGACTGAACAAGACTGTTACGTGTCGCGGATCCGTCAGGCGGCCATCCTCGGCCGAACGGACGCGACGCGGGGCCGCAGGACAGCCGCCTCGGCCGGTCGGGGTCGGTCGGCACCAGGTGCACCGCCGACTCGGCGACCCGGGCCAGCAGCCGCCGGTCCGCGCCGGGCGCCGGATGCAGCGCCGCGCCCACCGCCACCGACACGGTCAGGTCGCGGGCCGCCAGGACCCGGCGTACCGAGGCCCACAGGGTGTCGTCGCCGAGGAAGGCGGCGGCCGTGGTCGCCGCGTCGGTGCCCGCGTACCGGTAGCCGATCCGCAGCGGCACGACCGGGCGCCCCGGCGTCGATCGCCGCCTGGAACATCGCCGGCCGGAACCCGCCACCCGGCCGGCAGCCCGCGGCCTCGCCGCACCAGGTCGTACCCTCCGGAAGACCGCGACCGGACGGCCGCCGCGCAGTGCGGCGGCGACCCCGGCCACGGTGGCGGGCAGGTCGCGGGGGCGGGCCCGGTCCACGAAGACCGTGCCGGCCCCGGCGGCCAGCGCCCCGACCAGCGGCCAGCCGCGCACCTCGCGCTTGCCCAGCAGCCGGGCCGGCGAGACCGCGAGCACCGCCAGCACGTCCAGCCAGGAGACGTGGTTGGCGACCAGCAGGCCCCGGCGCGGCAGCCGGCCCCGCACCACCAGCCGCACGCCCAGGGCACGCAGCGTCGCCCGCGCCCAGCCGCGCAGCGCCGCGTCCCGCTCGCGGGCCGGCAGCACCGGCAGCAGCACGACCGTCGCCACCCCGACCAGCACCATCCCGAGTACGCCCACCAGCCGGCCCACCCGCCGCCGGGCCGGCACGGCCGGCTCACCGGGGACCGGCAGGCAGTCCGGCCCACAGCCGGAGACCGGCCGCCACAGCGGGGCGCTCATTCCCCGCCGCCGAGGAAGTGCCGCAGGTAGCGGGGGTTCATCCGGTCCAGCGAGAAGAGCACGTAGAAGTCGGCCACCCGGAAGTCCGGGTCGTACGCCGGCTCGCCGCCGATCCACGCGCCCAGCCGTAGGTAGCCGCGGAGCAGCGGCGGGACGAGCGCCCAGGCGCACGGCCGGGTCGGACCCCACCGGGTCGACGGTCGCCGACGGCTCGGCGAACCAGGGCCGCCACGGGCGTACCCGCAGCGGCGGCGGGGCCAGGTGCCGGGCGGCGACCTGGGCCCACACCTCGGCCGCCGCGACGCCGCCGTCGGCGACCGGCACCGACGCGCAGCCGCCGAGCCAGCGGGACCCGCGCAGATGCAAGTAGCGGGTCAGCCCCGCCCACATCAGGTTGATCACCGCGCCGGTGCGGTGGTCCGGGTGCACACAGGAGCGGCCGGTCTCCACCAGGTCGTCGCGGAGCGGGTCGAGCGCGGTGAGGTCGAACTCGGCGTCGGCGTACCGCCGGTCGGTCCGGCCCGGCGGCAGCAGCCGGTACGTGCCGACCACCTCGCCGGTGCGGTCGGCGACCACCACCAGGTGGTCGCAGTGGGCGTCGAAGTCGTCGACGTCCCGCCCGGCGGCGGCCGGGTGCAGGGTCGCGCCGAGCTCGGTGGCGAACACCTCGTGACGCAGGCGTTGCGCCGCACCGACCAGCGCCGGGTCGTCGGTGATCAGCAGGGTGTATCCGCTGGTCGTCAGGGGTGTACCAGCGGCATGCAGAACGGCCATGAGGACTGTGTAGGGGCACCGGGTTGCCGGCTGCGGTGGTCAGGGGTGTCGATCCGGTGAACGGCACCCGGCGCGGGAGGCCGGGGCGACCCGCGCGGCGACGGCACCGGGCGCGCGGTGCCGGGACGGGGCGTGCGAGGCTGCCGGTCGGGCCCGGCGACGAGGCCGGCACCCGGACCAGCCGGAGGACACCATGCTCATCGAATCGCGCTTCGCCGGCCCGCCCGGCTCGGGCAACGGCGGCTGGAGCGCCGGGGTGTTCGCGGCGGCGCTCGACGACCGGGGACCGGTCGAGGTGACCCTGCGCCGGCCGCCGCCCCTGGAGACGCCGCTGACCGTGGTCGACGGCGAGGTCCACGACCCGGGGGGCGCCGTCGTCGCCCAGGTACGCCGGGTGGAGCCGTTCCGCGCGGTGGTGCCGCCGGTGGACCGGGCGACGGCCGAGGCCGCCTCGGTGGCGTACCCCGGGCTGGTCGACCACCCCTTCCCCGGCTGCTACGTCTGCGGCCCGGAGAACCCGCACGGCCTGCGGATCTTCCCCGGCCGGCTGCCGGACGGCCGGACCGCCGCGCCGTTCGACGCCCCCGACCCGGTGGCCCCGGCGACGGTCTGGGCCGCGCTGGACTGCCCCGGCGGCTGGGCGGTGATCGCCCCCGGCCGGCCGTACGTCCTGGGCCGGATCGCCGCCGTGGTCGCCGCGCTGCCCGAGCCGGGCGACGCGTGCGTGGTGACCGGCGCGACGGTCGGCGGCGCGGGCCGCAAGGCCGAGGTGCACTCCAGCCTGTACGGCCCGACCGGGACGCTGCTCGGCTGGGCCCGGGCCACCTGGATCGCCCTGCCGCCGGCCTGACGTCTCATCCCTGCGGATGATCACCTCCTGCCCAGGGCGGAGAGGAGACTCCGGACCGCGCCGGATTGACCGGGTTGCACGGCCTTGCCAGGCTGTTCGTCGGCGCCTCCGCAACGGCGTCCCAGCGGCGTGCCCCGCGCGCCGTGGCAGGAGAGGAGAACGATGTCCGACGGGCAGTGGAGCCCCAACGCCGGTACCGGCCAGATCGTGGTGTCCGGACTGACCAAGCAGTACAAGAACGTCCGGGCGGTCGACGATCTGTCCTTCACCGTCGAGCCGGGACGGGTGACCGGCTTCCTCGGCCCCAACGGCGCCGGCAAGACGACCACCCTGCGCATGCTGCTCAACCTGGTCGCCCCGACCGCCGGTACGGCGACCATCGGCGGCCACCGGTACGTCGACCTGGCCGACCCGCTGCGCTCGGTGGGCGCGGTGCTGGAGGCGTCCAGCGCGCACAAGGGCCGCACCGGCATCAACCACCTGCGGGTGATCTGCGCCGCGGCCGGCCTGCCCAGCAGCCGGGCGGACGAGGCGCTGGCGCTGGTCGGGCTGACCCCGGCGGCGAAGCGCAAGTTCAAGGGCTACTCGCTGGGCATGAAGCAGCGGCTCGGCATCGCCGCCGCGATGCTCGGCAACCCGCAGGTGCTGATCCTGGACGAGCCGGCCAACGGCCTGGACCCGGAGGGCATCCGGTGGATGCGCGGCTTCCTCAAGGGGCTCGCCGCCGAGGGTCGTACGGTGCTGGTCTCCAGTCACCTGCTGTCGGAGATGCAGCTGCTCGCCGACGACGTGGTGATCATCGCGGCCGGCAAGCTGGTCCGGCAGGGCCCGGTGGACCAGGTGATGGGCTCGATGACGCACGGTGGCCAGGTGCGGGTCCGCACCCCGCAGGCGGCGGAGCTGACCGCCGCGCTGCGTGAGCAGGGCGCCACGGTCACCACCGACGAGCACGGCGTGCTGCTGGTCGCCGGGGTGGACGCCCCGACGGTCGGCCGGGCCGCGCTGACCGCCAAGGTGGAGCTGCACGAGCTGACCGCCGAACGCCCCGACCTGGAACGGGTCTTCCTGGAACTGACGGCCGGAAAGGCGGACATCCGATGAACCTCGTCCGATCCGAGCTGCTCAAGATCCGTACGACCAGCACCTGGTGGATCTTCGGCCTGATCACGCTGCCGCTCTGGGGCGTGGCCATGCTGCTCAACTGGTTGCAGGCCGCGACGGTGACCAGCTCGACCGCCGACATGCCGGCGGACCAGGCCGAGCAGATGCAGGCGGCGGCCAACCCGGACAGCCTGGCCGCCAACCTCTACACCAACGGCCAGTTCCTCGGCCTGATGATCGTGATGCTGCTGGGCATCGTCGTGGTGACCAGCGAGTTCTTCCATCAGACGGTGACCACCACGTTCCTCACCGCCCCGCACCGCACCGCGGTGATGCTGGCCAAGCTGGCCGCCGCGGGCGTGCTGGCGCTGCTCTTCTGGCTGGTCACCACGCTGCTCAACCTGGCCGTCGGTCCGCTGGTGCTGCACGCGGTGGACGTCGGGCCGCAGCTCGGCAGCGGCGCGGTCTGGCGGGCGATCGGCCTCAACGCGCTGGCCTACCTGCTCTGGTCGGTGCTGGGGGTCGGGCTCGGCGTGCTGATCCGCAGCCAGATCGGCGCCACGGTGACCGGCATCCTGCTCTATCTGGGCGGCACCATCGGCGCCGGCATCGCGCTCAGCCTGCTGGCCGCCCGGTTCGGCGACTGGATCAACCAGCTCCAGTTGGCGGTGCCGTCGCTGGCGTCCGGGCTGATGGTGAGCGGTGCTGACATCCCGGGACAGCCGCCGCGCTGGGCCGGGGCCGCGGTGCTGATCGGCTACGCCGTGGTCGCCGGGGCGATCGGCGTGCTGACCATCCGGCGGCGCGACATCTCCTGACCTGCCACGTCGGACGGCCCCGGGACATCGTGCCCGGGGCCGTCCGGCACTAGCAGGAGTCGGCACGGCACGCAGCGGTTGCCGAACTTCTGGCATCTTCTGTGAAACGGGCCACCAGCCGGAGGCGAGAATGCCGGGGGCATTCGCACGGCGTAGCCTGGGGACCGTCTTCCGTGCGTCGCTGTTTCCGGCACGGGAGGACACCGCGTGACATACGAACCCGCGTGAAAGAGGCGATTACCGGCCGTGTCGACCCAGCAGACTTCGCAGGAGAACCCACTGGCGGGTTTCGGCCCGAACGAGTGGATCGTCGAGGAGATGTACCAGCGCTACCTCGCCGACCCCTCGAGCGTCGATTCGGCCTGGCACGATTTCTTCGCCGACTACCGACCCGCCCCCGGCGCCGCCGGTCGCCCGGCTGACGGTCAGACCAAGCCCGCCGCCCGGCCCGAGCCCGCCGAGCAGCAGGAGGCGGTCGCCACCGTCACCCAGCCGGCCGCCGAGAAGCCGGCCGCGAAGGCCGCCCCGGCCCCGGCCAAGCCGGCGCCCGCGAAGCCGGCCGCCGCCAAGCCCGCCGCCGAGAAGCCGGCCGCGAAGCCCGCCCCGGCCAAGCCGGCCGCCAAGGCGCCGACCGCGAGCGCCGCCGGCACCACCCCGCTGCGCGGCGTGGCCGCCAAGATCGTCCAGAACATGGACGCCTCGCTGGCCGTGCCGACCGCCACCAGCGTGCGCGCGGTCCCGGCCAAGCTGCTGGTGGACAACCGCATCGTCATCAACAACCACCTGGCCCGCGGCCGCGGCGGCAAGGTGAGCTTCACCCACCTCATCGGGTACGCGATGGTCCGGGCGCTGGTCGAGCACCCGGAGATGAACAACTCCTTCGCCGAGGTCGACGGCAAGCCGGCCATGGTCCGCCCGGAGCACGTCAACCTGGGCATCGCCATCGACCTGGCCAAGCCGGACGGCTCCCGCAACCTGGTGGTCCCCTCCATCAAGGCCTGCGAGCAGATGGACTTCCGGCAGTTCTGGCAGGCGTACGAGGACGTGGTCCGGCGCGCCCGCCGCAACGAGCTGACCATGGAGGACTACTCCGGCACCACGATCTCGCTGACCAACCCGGGCGGCATCGGCACGGTGCACTCGATCCCGCGCCTGATGCAGGGGCAGAGCGCCATCATCGGCGTCGGTGCGATGGAATACCCGGCGCCGTACCAGGGCATGAGCGAGGCGACCCTGGCCGAGCTGGCGGTCAGCAAGATCATCACGCTGACCAGCACGTACGACCACCGGATCATCCAGGGCGCGCAGTCCGGCGAGTTCCTCAAGGTGATGCACGAGCTGCTGCTCGGCGAGCGCGGCTTCTACGACCAGATCTTCACCTCGCTGCGCATCCCCTACGAGCCGGTGCGCTGGGTGCGGGACGTGGCGGTCGACTCCGAGGGTCAGATCAACAAGACCGCGCGGGTGCACGAGCTGATCCACGCGTACCGGGTGCGCGGCCACCTGATGGCCGACACCGACCCGCTCGAGTTCAAGATCCGCAAGCACCCGGACCTGGACGTCCTCCAGCACGGGCTGACCCTGTGGGACCTGGACCGGGTCTTCCCGGTCAACGGTTTCGCCGGTAAGCAGCGGATGAAGCTGCGCGAGATCCTCGGCGTGCTGCGCGACTCGTACTGCCGCCGGATCGGCATCGAGTACATGCACATCCAGGACCCGGAGGAGCGGCGCTGGATCCAGGAGCGGATCGAGCGGAAGTACGAGAAGCCCAGCCCGGAAGAGCAGAAGCACGTGCTCAACCGGCTGAACGCCGCCGAGGCGTTCGAGACCTTCCTGCAGACCAAGTACGTCGGGCAGAAGCGCTTCTCGCTGGAGGGTGGCGAGTCGCTGATCCCGCTGCTCGGCGAGGTGCTGGAGTCGTCCGCCGAGGGCGGGCTGGACGAGGTCGTCATCGGGATGGCCCACCGGGGCCGGCTCAACGTGCTGGCCAACGTCGTCGGCAAGCCGTACGAGAAGATCTTCTCCGAGTTCGAGGGGCACCTGGACCCGCGCTCCACGCAGGGCTCCGGCGACGTGAAGTACCACCTCGGCCAGAACGGCAAGTTCAGCACGCCGGACGGCGAGCACCAGGTCAAGGTGTCGGTGGTGGCGAACCCGTCGCACCTGGAGGCCGTGGACCCGGTGCTGGAGGGCATCGTCCGGGCCAAGCAGGACCGGATCGACCTCAAGCTGGAGGGCTACACCGTGCTGCCGCTGGCGGTGCACGGTGACGCCGCCTTCGCCGGCCAGGGCGTGGTCGCCGAGACGCTCAACCTGTCGCAGCTGCGCGGCTACCGCACCGGCGGCACCGTGCACGTGGTGGTCAACAACCAGGTCGGCTTCACCACCGCCCCGGAGTACAGCCGCTCCAGCCTCTACAGCACCGACGTGGCCCG
The Micromonospora sp. R77 DNA segment above includes these coding regions:
- a CDS encoding response regulator transcription factor, coding for MAATQTEARLLVVEDDPNILELLSASLRFAGFDVATAMSGSAALSAAKDHRPDLVVLDVMLPDLDGFEVIRMLREGGTRTPVVFLTARDATDDKIRGLTLGGDDYVTKPFSLEELTARIRAVLRRTATGEHAPSRLTFADLELDEETHEVHRAGQRVQLSPTEFKLLRYLMLNANRVLSKAQILDHVWNYDFRGDDNIVESYISYLRRKVDNTQPRLIHTLRGVGYVLRKPAA
- a CDS encoding PadR family transcriptional regulator codes for the protein MTAVFSHGRLRLYLLKLLDDGPKHGYELIRLLEDRFLGLYAPSAGTIYPRLQRLEVEGLVSHTAAGGRKVYEITEAGRAELRQRADELATLEADITASVEDLSALAGEIRTEVRGSVRDLKRELREATRQTRRARWEPPPTRPATPPPNGEAPLLAEFDQRLAAFTVEVGALVRAGRLSDTQLRTAIRVLDGALDGLRRLLR
- a CDS encoding DUF4097 family beta strand repeat-containing protein, translating into MASWTVDSPQRLTLDEPVTRLDVRLTTGRLNVVGTDGPARVDVTQVSSRPVIVEHRDGHLVVRHEHPPRRAGIRWWLGQLGRRYRAEVTIAVPAEAPADLRLVDGALVVSGLRRDTQVDVTSGQVTLRGLRGRTAAKVVSGPVEALGVSGDLTLETVSGEVILAESAADRVHANTVSGAITCDLDNPRHSEIRLSTISGGITVRVREDSDLAVHLHTTAGRITSGFPQVGGGSGFGAMKDSHGVLGGGDGKLWASATSGSIALLARPVEGADEERELP
- a CDS encoding ABC transporter ATP-binding protein, with amino-acid sequence MSDGQWSPNAGTGQIVVSGLTKQYKNVRAVDDLSFTVEPGRVTGFLGPNGAGKTTTLRMLLNLVAPTAGTATIGGHRYVDLADPLRSVGAVLEASSAHKGRTGINHLRVICAAAGLPSSRADEALALVGLTPAAKRKFKGYSLGMKQRLGIAAAMLGNPQVLILDEPANGLDPEGIRWMRGFLKGLAAEGRTVLVSSHLLSEMQLLADDVVIIAAGKLVRQGPVDQVMGSMTHGGQVRVRTPQAAELTAALREQGATVTTDEHGVLLVAGVDAPTVGRAALTAKVELHELTAERPDLERVFLELTAGKADIR
- a CDS encoding ABC transporter permease, whose protein sequence is MNLVRSELLKIRTTSTWWIFGLITLPLWGVAMLLNWLQAATVTSSTADMPADQAEQMQAAANPDSLAANLYTNGQFLGLMIVMLLGIVVVTSEFFHQTVTTTFLTAPHRTAVMLAKLAAAGVLALLFWLVTTLLNLAVGPLVLHAVDVGPQLGSGAVWRAIGLNALAYLLWSVLGVGLGVLIRSQIGATVTGILLYLGGTIGAGIALSLLAARFGDWINQLQLAVPSLASGLMVSGADIPGQPPRWAGAAVLIGYAVVAGAIGVLTIRRRDIS
- a CDS encoding multifunctional oxoglutarate decarboxylase/oxoglutarate dehydrogenase thiamine pyrophosphate-binding subunit/dihydrolipoyllysine-residue succinyltransferase subunit: MSTQQTSQENPLAGFGPNEWIVEEMYQRYLADPSSVDSAWHDFFADYRPAPGAAGRPADGQTKPAARPEPAEQQEAVATVTQPAAEKPAAKAAPAPAKPAPAKPAAAKPAAEKPAAKPAPAKPAAKAPTASAAGTTPLRGVAAKIVQNMDASLAVPTATSVRAVPAKLLVDNRIVINNHLARGRGGKVSFTHLIGYAMVRALVEHPEMNNSFAEVDGKPAMVRPEHVNLGIAIDLAKPDGSRNLVVPSIKACEQMDFRQFWQAYEDVVRRARRNELTMEDYSGTTISLTNPGGIGTVHSIPRLMQGQSAIIGVGAMEYPAPYQGMSEATLAELAVSKIITLTSTYDHRIIQGAQSGEFLKVMHELLLGERGFYDQIFTSLRIPYEPVRWVRDVAVDSEGQINKTARVHELIHAYRVRGHLMADTDPLEFKIRKHPDLDVLQHGLTLWDLDRVFPVNGFAGKQRMKLREILGVLRDSYCRRIGIEYMHIQDPEERRWIQERIERKYEKPSPEEQKHVLNRLNAAEAFETFLQTKYVGQKRFSLEGGESLIPLLGEVLESSAEGGLDEVVIGMAHRGRLNVLANVVGKPYEKIFSEFEGHLDPRSTQGSGDVKYHLGQNGKFSTPDGEHQVKVSVVANPSHLEAVDPVLEGIVRAKQDRIDLKLEGYTVLPLAVHGDAAFAGQGVVAETLNLSQLRGYRTGGTVHVVVNNQVGFTTAPEYSRSSLYSTDVARMIQAPIFHVNGDDPEAVVRVARLAFEYRQAFNKDVVIDMVCYRRRGHNEGDDPSMSNPQMYKIIDSKRSVRKLYTEELIGRGDITVEDAEELLRDYQSQLERVFKATRDAATTPRQLSRPKREDEPEPQVDTATDAAVVKAIGEAHVNLPEGFTPHKRIQQLLDRRAKMSVEGNIDWGYGEIIAFGSLLHDGVTVRLAGQDSRRGTFVQRHASVVDAKTGDDYLPLKSLTAGGERSRFFVHDSLLSEYAAMGFEYGYSVENINALVCWEAQFGDFVNGAQSVIDEFISSGEVKWGQRSAVTLLLPHGHEGQGPDHTSGRPERFLQLCAEDNMRVAIPTTPANYFHLLRRQALSPKRKPLVVFTPKSLLRHKLCVSPVEDFTTGTFSPVLADTAAPAPEQVKRVLLCSGKVYYDLFQARAERGVTDTAIIRMEQLYPLPVEEVRAALAQYPNAEDFAWVQEEPANQGAWSFVALNLLEHLSEVRLRRISRPAAAAPAVGSAKMHEVELNALIEAALPRP